One genomic segment of Burkholderia multivorans ATCC BAA-247 includes these proteins:
- a CDS encoding ATP-binding protein → MPYSSLQSIRRYQNISMFGGGIVVTVLILIACALGMASIVYGYLDGERRNYLAGFVQTLNEIKVSETSFRNGVSNAQLIWRDIDRAPDGVVDAFYSSDQQIAITPYPSVVFGVPGQTADRREVARYLSLSVLLARICAASSINRGYALIGYHYSTRTAMFGLVPNSRGDGAGLATPDERARTLDALRIDFGDAPPSAGHGRPHVRWLPPFIDPVSGERRIRIAAQAQVDGEPFAVLVTEYAPDYLLSWVPSNAADGTFFVTTADNRLVTAGPGVAHDDARIARLLDLDVAREPGDADEPVFRGGHVVFRGTLDKTGWTLAYALSWTHIAATVALRAGLLLGASLLTIAIMWVLLVRFHHRVLAGVYARSQRVFDSESLCRSVIEMSPIGLGLISRADGRFMLVSPVLAERVARLGCDCGTLSAQILTQYRAGASNAPFQIELVLPDAQAAAGADAPPLHLEVIARDARYQGSDVLIVAVVDVTAKRQLVQKLEEAVRAADSANAAKSSFLAAMSHEIRTPLNVILGNLELLERSVLDLPQRSRVQTLRNAASGLLELVSGILDFTKVEAGAMPVESIEFDAIGVIARELGAYAPVAKAKGLPLFCEIAASASQRMRGDPTRLAQVFGNLLSNAIKFTAHGHVTARLRAVRGECGTAELAIAIEDTGIGIGSADLHKLFRAFSQVDATIARRYGGTGLGLALCDRLVTAMGGRIAVTSAPGAGSCFTVRLPLGLDVEPIAAPVARDAGTLLLVARQAEWRQFALPHLAAWGFDVRVYACPTQIPAARCMRASAIVLFGDADEWPGDALDRLAGSAPVVLATPDGPLEPGRVGRMIRVSSYALGALRAALVPARGGAAAIVPIDRAAEPAACGRTTMRVLLADDASVNGTILREQLDALGCAVHVVGLAGAALDLLYRSDWDLLLIGTDLPDMAACALAEAVHARGMPCSVAIVTTHLAPDEARRCAAANVYSILTKPVTLGRLRGVLSGVARRRGKHVDGEQRQEQDIAQLSHDGVA, encoded by the coding sequence ATGCCTTACAGTTCGCTCCAATCGATTCGACGCTATCAGAACATTTCGATGTTCGGCGGCGGCATCGTCGTCACGGTCCTGATCCTGATCGCCTGTGCGCTCGGGATGGCGTCGATCGTCTACGGCTATCTCGACGGCGAGCGGCGCAATTACCTCGCGGGCTTCGTACAGACGCTGAACGAAATCAAGGTCAGCGAGACGTCGTTCCGCAACGGCGTATCGAACGCGCAGCTGATCTGGCGGGACATCGACCGCGCGCCGGACGGCGTCGTCGATGCGTTCTACTCGAGCGATCAGCAGATCGCGATTACGCCGTATCCGTCGGTCGTGTTCGGCGTGCCGGGGCAGACCGCCGACCGGCGCGAAGTCGCGCGCTACCTGTCGCTGTCGGTGCTGCTCGCGCGGATCTGCGCGGCGAGTTCGATCAATCGCGGCTATGCGCTGATCGGCTATCACTACAGCACGCGCACCGCGATGTTCGGGCTCGTGCCGAACTCGCGCGGCGACGGAGCCGGCCTCGCGACGCCGGACGAGCGGGCACGCACGCTGGACGCGCTGCGCATCGATTTCGGCGATGCACCGCCGAGCGCCGGCCACGGCCGTCCGCACGTGCGCTGGCTGCCGCCGTTCATCGATCCCGTGTCCGGCGAACGGCGCATCCGGATCGCCGCGCAGGCACAGGTCGACGGCGAGCCGTTCGCCGTGCTCGTGACCGAATACGCGCCCGATTACCTGCTGTCGTGGGTGCCGTCGAATGCAGCCGACGGCACGTTCTTCGTGACAACGGCCGACAACCGGCTCGTGACGGCCGGCCCGGGCGTCGCGCACGACGACGCGCGGATCGCCCGGCTGCTCGATCTCGACGTCGCGCGCGAGCCCGGCGATGCCGACGAGCCGGTGTTCCGCGGCGGCCACGTCGTGTTCCGCGGCACGCTCGACAAGACAGGATGGACGCTCGCATATGCGCTGTCGTGGACGCACATCGCCGCCACCGTCGCGTTGCGCGCGGGCCTGCTGCTCGGCGCGTCGCTGCTGACGATCGCGATCATGTGGGTGCTGCTCGTGCGTTTCCATCATCGTGTGCTCGCGGGCGTCTATGCGCGCTCACAGCGCGTGTTCGACAGCGAGTCGCTGTGCCGCAGCGTGATCGAGATGTCGCCGATCGGGCTCGGGCTCATCTCGCGCGCCGACGGGCGCTTCATGCTCGTCAGTCCCGTGCTCGCCGAACGTGTCGCGCGACTCGGCTGCGATTGCGGCACGCTGTCGGCGCAGATCCTCACGCAGTATCGCGCCGGCGCATCGAATGCGCCGTTTCAGATCGAACTCGTGCTGCCCGATGCGCAGGCCGCGGCCGGCGCCGATGCGCCGCCGCTGCATCTGGAAGTGATCGCACGCGATGCGCGCTATCAGGGGAGCGACGTGCTGATCGTCGCGGTCGTCGACGTGACCGCGAAGCGGCAGCTGGTGCAGAAGCTCGAAGAAGCGGTGCGCGCGGCGGACTCCGCGAATGCGGCGAAGTCGTCGTTCCTCGCCGCGATGAGCCACGAGATCCGCACGCCGCTGAACGTGATCCTCGGCAATCTCGAACTGCTCGAGCGCTCGGTGCTCGATCTGCCGCAGCGCAGCCGCGTGCAGACGCTGCGCAACGCGGCGTCGGGGCTGCTCGAGCTCGTCAGCGGCATTCTCGATTTCACGAAGGTCGAGGCCGGCGCGATGCCGGTCGAGTCGATCGAATTCGATGCGATCGGCGTGATCGCGCGCGAGTTGGGCGCGTACGCGCCCGTCGCGAAGGCGAAGGGGCTGCCGCTGTTCTGCGAGATCGCGGCGAGCGCGTCGCAGCGCATGCGCGGCGATCCGACGCGGCTCGCGCAGGTGTTCGGCAATCTGCTCAGCAACGCGATCAAGTTCACCGCGCACGGACACGTGACCGCGCGCCTGCGCGCGGTGCGCGGCGAATGCGGCACGGCGGAGCTGGCGATCGCGATCGAGGATACGGGCATCGGCATCGGCAGCGCGGATCTGCACAAGCTGTTCCGTGCGTTCTCGCAGGTCGACGCGACGATCGCGCGCCGTTACGGCGGCACGGGCCTCGGGCTCGCGCTGTGCGATCGCCTCGTCACCGCGATGGGCGGCCGGATCGCGGTGACGAGCGCGCCGGGCGCCGGCAGCTGCTTCACGGTGCGGCTGCCGCTTGGCCTCGACGTCGAGCCGATCGCCGCGCCCGTCGCGCGCGACGCAGGCACGCTGCTGCTGGTCGCGCGTCAGGCGGAATGGCGGCAGTTCGCGCTGCCGCATCTGGCCGCGTGGGGATTCGACGTGCGCGTCTACGCGTGTCCGACGCAGATACCGGCCGCGCGCTGCATGCGCGCGAGCGCGATCGTGCTGTTCGGCGATGCCGACGAGTGGCCCGGCGACGCGCTCGATCGGCTCGCCGGCAGCGCGCCGGTCGTGCTCGCGACGCCGGACGGCCCGCTCGAGCCCGGCCGCGTCGGCCGCATGATCCGCGTGTCGAGCTATGCACTCGGCGCGCTGCGCGCGGCACTCGTGCCTGCGCGCGGCGGCGCGGCGGCGATCGTGCCGATCGATCGCGCGGCCGAGCCGGCCGCCTGCGGCCGCACGACGATGCGCGTCCTGCTCGCCGACGACGCATCGGTGAACGGCACGATATTGCGCGAGCAGCTCGACGCGCTCGGCTGTGCAGTGCACGTCGTCGGCCTCGCGGGCGCGGCGCTCGACCTGCTGTACCGCAGCGACTGGGACCTGCTGCTGATCGGCACCGATCTGCCCGACATGGCCGCATGCGCACTTGCCGAAGCCGTGCATGCGCGCGGGATGCCGTGCAGCGTCGCGATCGTCACGACGCATCTCGCGCCGGACGAAGCACGCCGCTGCGCGGCCGCGAACGTGTACAGCATATTGACGAAGCCGGTGACGCTCGGACGTCTGCGCGGCGTGCTCTCGGGCGTGGCGCGACGTCGCGGCAAGCACGTCGACGGCGAACAACGACAAGAACAGGACATCGCGCAGCTATCGCACGACGGCGTCGCATGA
- a CDS encoding response regulator transcription factor, which translates to MDEFCVRVMVADDHPSSAIGMSRVLAESSTIELVGTVSNSTDLVAALEENPSDVLVLDYVMPGGKFGDGLVLLSFLQRRYPALRIVTITMIDNPSVLHAIRRQGVGCILSKSDAISHLVGAVHAAFVCADYQSPHIRHLLDSAGSSVTERRLTTREIEVVRLYAAGMTVGEIAAQLHRSKQTISSQKASAMKKLGIVRDADLIRFADEGMLPDPAGNTQQKARP; encoded by the coding sequence ATGGATGAATTCTGCGTGCGGGTGATGGTGGCGGACGACCACCCTTCGTCCGCGATCGGCATGTCGAGGGTGTTGGCCGAAAGCAGCACGATCGAGCTCGTCGGGACCGTGTCGAACTCGACCGATCTCGTCGCGGCACTGGAAGAAAACCCGAGCGACGTGCTGGTGCTCGACTACGTGATGCCGGGCGGCAAGTTCGGCGACGGGCTCGTGCTGCTGTCGTTCCTGCAGCGCCGCTATCCGGCGCTGCGGATCGTGACGATCACGATGATCGACAACCCGAGCGTGCTGCATGCGATCCGCCGGCAAGGCGTCGGCTGCATTCTAAGCAAGTCCGATGCGATCTCGCATCTGGTCGGCGCCGTCCACGCGGCGTTCGTGTGTGCCGATTATCAGTCGCCGCACATCCGGCATCTGCTCGACAGCGCCGGCTCGTCGGTCACCGAGCGGCGGCTCACCACGCGGGAAATCGAAGTCGTACGCCTGTACGCCGCGGGCATGACCGTCGGCGAGATCGCCGCGCAACTGCATCGCAGCAAGCAGACGATCAGTTCGCAGAAGGCGAGCGCGATGAAGAAGCTCGGCATCGTCCGCGATGCGGATCTGATCCGGTTCGCCGATGAAGGCATGCTGCCCGATCCGGCCGGCAATACGCAGCAGAAGGCCCGGCCGTGA
- a CDS encoding ATP-binding protein encodes MPKELKKLAARSASATVKRFEPARVRRQQRALLYGGGAAVTVFILACAVLIVLLDVSDFLARARSAFLGREAELHAELQVANALLTHHADSIEMFERTDPRATPAQLRRLDDAHGRLIVSGRAGMPSTAVLADLTHDRGAAAYSRYVALLFQQTDMIAVSMPHTINAGLSAYLIGTGGDFIGIVGVQPVGRLTGRLDAIDMHALIRSVEPHRGIGVPLRTIDGRDDALLDTRDDTLLGRPVWRLSRPVRDASGQPIAWLVINTRAQVAAIMKPDYADDTHALVDARGTVAIGAPVPAALVERALAFARAPGDVRAAVHRVGTRFVIGDRLPESDLVFVTTFSWRSVVEALAVSLGATAGAALFAIAALWLAVVAFDRRALRPAYRRAIRLIESDALNRALIRTAPAGLALLSLADGDDIVCNETMTRYERLTSDAPLGKRLWRAYREHRDASGYAKVVTCELPIAPDRPDTPHVVANIMRTRYRGVDALLCTLTDITARKQMEQKLHEARVAAESANKAKSTFLATMSHEIRTPLNAIVGNLELMARAPLAPTERRRLDTIASSSDALLRIIDDVLDLSKAESNQMTIERIPFDVRDVLDDIAAFYRPLASAKGLELTCRVAPELADGYVGDPVRLRQIVSNLVDNAIKFTERGCVSIDVRRVVRGAGGARVEIRVADTGIGIPADSVPTLFDVYIQADASIYRRFGGTGLGLPLCRRIAMLMHGDLTVDSREREGTTMRVTLPLPEAPPNWRAAQPGATAQAAPGSIDVARDAAPIRVLVAEDHPASRALLRDQLEALHHSATIVENGIQAMRAFFEAPFDVVLTDLGMPELDGYALANFLREQRAGVPVIAMTAHATEDDYRRCEQVGIAELVLKPLSIAVLDAALTRHAGQRAASARDTADVAYDAPSVLSDDVRDTLRAATRRSMALLGDAAARGDVATLRLELHSMRGGFALAGDADACDACAAMERAVEAGTVDANWPDFQHAIARALARLDADA; translated from the coding sequence ATGCCCAAGGAACTGAAAAAGCTCGCCGCGCGCAGCGCGTCCGCCACCGTCAAACGATTCGAGCCGGCCCGCGTGCGCCGTCAGCAGCGCGCGCTGCTGTACGGCGGCGGCGCGGCCGTCACCGTGTTTATCCTCGCCTGCGCGGTGTTGATCGTCTTGCTCGACGTGTCGGACTTCCTCGCTCGGGCGCGCTCCGCGTTTCTCGGGCGCGAGGCCGAGCTGCATGCGGAGCTGCAGGTCGCGAACGCGCTGCTCACGCATCACGCGGACAGCATCGAGATGTTCGAGCGCACCGATCCGCGCGCGACGCCCGCTCAGCTACGCCGGCTCGACGACGCGCACGGCCGGCTGATCGTCAGCGGCCGCGCGGGGATGCCGTCGACCGCCGTGCTCGCGGACCTTACGCACGATCGCGGCGCCGCAGCGTACTCGCGGTACGTCGCGCTGCTGTTTCAGCAGACCGACATGATCGCGGTGTCGATGCCGCACACGATCAACGCGGGGCTCAGCGCCTATCTGATCGGCACGGGGGGCGACTTCATCGGCATCGTCGGCGTTCAGCCGGTCGGCCGGCTGACGGGCCGGCTCGATGCGATCGACATGCATGCGCTGATTCGCAGCGTCGAGCCGCACCGCGGTATCGGCGTGCCGCTGCGCACGATCGACGGCCGCGACGACGCGCTGCTCGACACGCGCGACGATACGCTGCTCGGCCGCCCCGTATGGCGACTCTCGCGGCCCGTGCGCGATGCGTCCGGGCAGCCGATCGCCTGGCTCGTGATCAACACGCGCGCGCAGGTCGCCGCGATCATGAAGCCCGACTATGCGGACGACACGCATGCGCTCGTCGACGCGCGCGGAACGGTCGCGATCGGCGCGCCGGTCCCGGCGGCGCTCGTCGAGCGTGCGCTTGCGTTCGCGCGTGCGCCGGGCGACGTGCGTGCGGCCGTGCATCGCGTCGGCACGCGCTTCGTGATCGGCGATCGTCTGCCCGAATCCGATCTCGTGTTCGTCACGACGTTCTCGTGGCGCAGCGTCGTCGAAGCGCTGGCGGTGTCGCTCGGTGCGACGGCCGGCGCGGCGCTGTTCGCGATCGCCGCGCTGTGGCTCGCGGTCGTCGCGTTCGATCGGCGCGCGCTGCGTCCGGCCTATCGCCGTGCGATCCGGCTGATCGAAAGCGATGCGCTGAACCGCGCGTTGATCCGCACCGCGCCGGCAGGCCTCGCGCTGTTGTCGCTCGCGGACGGCGACGACATCGTCTGCAACGAAACGATGACGCGCTACGAGCGGCTGACGTCGGACGCGCCGCTCGGCAAGCGGCTGTGGCGCGCCTATCGCGAGCATCGCGACGCGAGCGGCTACGCGAAGGTCGTCACGTGCGAGCTGCCGATCGCTCCGGACCGGCCCGATACGCCGCATGTCGTCGCGAACATCATGCGTACGCGCTATCGCGGTGTCGACGCGCTGCTGTGCACGCTGACCGACATCACCGCGCGCAAGCAGATGGAGCAGAAGCTGCACGAGGCGCGCGTCGCCGCGGAGTCCGCGAACAAGGCGAAGTCGACATTCCTCGCGACGATGAGCCACGAGATCCGCACGCCGCTGAACGCGATCGTCGGCAACCTCGAGCTGATGGCGCGCGCGCCGCTCGCGCCGACCGAGCGGCGGCGGCTCGACACGATCGCGTCGTCATCGGACGCGTTGCTGCGGATCATCGACGACGTGCTCGACCTGTCGAAGGCCGAGTCGAACCAGATGACGATCGAGCGCATCCCGTTCGACGTGCGCGACGTACTGGACGACATCGCCGCGTTCTATCGCCCGCTCGCGAGCGCGAAAGGGCTGGAGCTGACGTGCCGCGTGGCGCCCGAGCTGGCCGACGGATACGTCGGCGACCCGGTGCGGCTGCGTCAGATCGTGTCGAATCTCGTCGACAACGCGATCAAGTTCACGGAGCGCGGCTGCGTGTCGATCGATGTGCGACGGGTGGTGCGCGGCGCGGGCGGCGCGCGCGTCGAGATCCGCGTCGCGGACACCGGGATCGGGATACCGGCCGACAGCGTGCCGACGCTGTTCGACGTGTACATCCAGGCCGACGCGTCGATCTACCGCCGCTTCGGCGGCACGGGGCTCGGGCTGCCGCTGTGCCGGCGCATCGCGATGCTGATGCACGGCGATCTTACCGTCGACAGCCGCGAACGCGAAGGCACGACGATGCGCGTGACGTTGCCGCTGCCGGAAGCGCCGCCGAACTGGCGCGCCGCGCAGCCGGGAGCGACGGCGCAAGCGGCGCCGGGCAGCATCGACGTCGCGCGCGACGCGGCGCCGATTCGCGTGCTGGTCGCCGAAGACCATCCGGCGAGCCGCGCGCTGCTGCGCGATCAGCTGGAAGCGCTGCATCACAGCGCGACGATCGTCGAGAACGGCATCCAGGCGATGCGCGCGTTCTTCGAAGCGCCGTTCGACGTCGTGCTGACCGATCTCGGGATGCCGGAACTCGACGGTTATGCACTCGCGAATTTCCTGCGCGAGCAGCGTGCGGGCGTGCCCGTGATCGCGATGACCGCGCACGCGACGGAGGACGACTATCGTCGCTGCGAGCAGGTCGGTATCGCGGAACTCGTGCTGAAGCCGTTGTCGATCGCGGTGCTCGATGCGGCGCTGACGCGGCATGCCGGCCAGCGCGCCGCATCGGCGCGCGATACGGCGGATGTCGCGTACGACGCACCGTCCGTGTTGTCGGACGACGTGCGCGATACGCTGCGCGCGGCAACGCGCCGCTCGATGGCATTGCTCGGCGACGCGGCGGCACGCGGCGATGTCGCGACGCTGCGGCTCGAACTGCATTCGATGCGAGGCGGTTTCGCGCTTGCCGGCGATGCCGATGCGTGCGACGCCTGCGCGGCGATGGAGCGCGCGGTCGAGGCGGGGACCGTCGACGCGAACTGGCCGGACTTCCAGCACGCGATCGCGCGTGCGCTGGCCCGGCTCGACGCCGACGCGTAA
- a CDS encoding 1-aminocyclopropane-1-carboxylate deaminase: MNLQRFPRYPLTFGPTPIQPLRRLSDHLGGKVELYAKREDCNSGLAFGGNKTRKLEYLIPDALEQRADTLVSIGGVQSNQTRQVAAVAAHLGMKCVLVQEHWVNYDDPVYDRVGNIQLSRMMGADVRLVPDGFDIGIRRSWEEALESVRQAGGRPYPIPAGCSEHPLGGLGFVGFAEEVRAQEAQLGIRFDYIVVCSVTGSTQAGMIVGFAADGRADRVIGIDASATPARTREQITRIARHTAELVDLGRDITDADVVLDTRYAGPEYGLPNEGTLEAIRLCARLEGVLTDPVYEGKSMHGMIDKVRRGEFEPGAKVLYAHLGGVPALSAYSAIFADG, encoded by the coding sequence ATGAACCTGCAACGCTTCCCTCGTTATCCGCTGACGTTCGGCCCGACGCCGATCCAGCCGCTCAGGCGCCTGAGCGATCACCTCGGCGGCAAGGTCGAGCTCTACGCGAAACGCGAGGACTGCAACAGCGGTCTCGCGTTCGGCGGCAACAAGACGCGCAAGCTCGAATACCTGATTCCGGACGCGCTCGAGCAGCGCGCGGATACGCTCGTGTCGATCGGCGGCGTCCAGTCGAACCAGACGCGGCAGGTCGCGGCCGTCGCCGCGCATCTCGGCATGAAGTGCGTGCTGGTGCAGGAGCATTGGGTGAACTACGACGATCCCGTCTACGACCGCGTCGGCAACATTCAGCTATCGCGCATGATGGGCGCCGACGTGCGGCTCGTGCCGGACGGCTTCGACATCGGCATTCGCCGCAGCTGGGAGGAAGCGCTCGAAAGCGTGCGACAGGCGGGCGGGCGGCCGTATCCGATTCCGGCCGGCTGCTCCGAACATCCGCTCGGCGGCCTCGGCTTCGTCGGCTTCGCGGAAGAAGTGCGCGCGCAGGAGGCGCAGCTCGGCATACGCTTCGACTACATCGTCGTCTGCTCGGTCACGGGCAGCACGCAGGCCGGGATGATCGTCGGCTTCGCGGCCGACGGACGCGCGGACCGCGTGATCGGCATCGACGCGTCGGCGACGCCCGCGCGCACGCGCGAGCAAATCACCCGCATCGCGCGTCATACGGCCGAGCTCGTCGACCTCGGCCGCGATATCACGGACGCCGACGTCGTGCTCGACACGCGTTATGCCGGCCCCGAGTACGGGTTGCCGAACGAAGGCACGCTGGAAGCGATCCGGCTCTGCGCGCGGCTCGAAGGCGTGCTGACCGATCCCGTCTACGAAGGGAAATCGATGCACGGCATGATCGACAAGGTGCGGCGTGGGGAATTCGAGCCGGGAGCGAAGGTGCTGTATGCGCATCTCGGCGGTGTGCCCGCGTTGAGCGCATACAGCGCGATCTTCGCGGACGGTTGA
- a CDS encoding Lrp/AsnC family transcriptional regulator encodes MKLDRKAASPGDVAPTLDRIDRAILRQLQRDASISNVSLAAKVKLSAPACLRRVERLKEMGLIRGIVALLDPKPLGAGMLVVIGFVLDRSTPEAFAAFETAAQEVSGCVECHVVTGEFDYFMLVRTRDNESFNRLHAEQLLYLPGVRQVRSFMVLKEILSTHALPV; translated from the coding sequence ATGAAATTAGACAGGAAGGCTGCGTCGCCCGGCGATGTCGCGCCGACGCTCGATCGCATCGACCGCGCGATTCTTCGGCAACTGCAGCGGGACGCGTCGATCTCGAACGTGAGCCTCGCCGCGAAAGTGAAGCTCAGTGCGCCCGCATGCCTGCGGCGCGTCGAGCGGTTGAAGGAGATGGGGCTGATCCGCGGGATCGTCGCGCTGCTCGACCCGAAGCCGCTCGGGGCCGGCATGCTCGTCGTGATCGGCTTCGTGCTCGACCGCTCGACGCCCGAAGCGTTCGCTGCATTCGAGACGGCGGCGCAGGAAGTGTCGGGATGCGTCGAATGCCATGTCGTGACCGGCGAATTCGACTACTTCATGCTGGTGCGCACACGCGACAACGAGAGTTTCAATCGGCTGCACGCCGAGCAATTGCTCTATCTGCCGGGTGTGCGTCAGGTGAGGTCGTTCATGGTGCTCAAGGAAATTCTTTCGACGCATGCGTTGCCGGTTTAG
- a CDS encoding CS1 type fimbrial major subunit: MKVSQLVVALGVSGALIGLAHAAPANDNQVSKKITLTAQINDGIFVSKPDGSSWYSTEELEATDYKQAKFQKTLPIRVWTKGADFNVSLAQELKLSSGNGYSMANPVVTLASAAGNKTVAFGKQEKITQVVTGNGGYDELHDLTIAVDAPTKVGNRSTNGSYSGDLVMLFEPVAAAGGGSGGSGGSGQ, encoded by the coding sequence ATGAAAGTTAGCCAACTCGTCGTAGCTCTGGGTGTGAGCGGTGCACTGATCGGTCTCGCTCACGCTGCGCCCGCGAACGACAATCAAGTGTCGAAGAAGATCACGCTGACCGCGCAGATCAACGACGGCATTTTCGTCTCGAAGCCGGATGGTTCGTCGTGGTACTCGACGGAAGAGCTGGAAGCGACGGACTACAAGCAGGCGAAGTTCCAAAAGACGCTGCCGATCCGCGTGTGGACCAAGGGCGCGGACTTCAACGTGTCGCTGGCACAGGAGCTGAAGCTGTCGTCGGGCAACGGCTATTCGATGGCGAACCCGGTCGTGACGCTGGCAAGCGCCGCCGGCAACAAGACCGTTGCTTTCGGCAAGCAGGAAAAGATCACGCAGGTCGTCACGGGCAATGGCGGCTATGACGAATTGCACGATCTGACGATCGCCGTCGACGCACCGACGAAGGTCGGCAACCGCAGCACGAACGGCAGCTACAGCGGCGATCTCGTGATGCTGTTCGAGCCGGTGGCAGCAGCAGGCGGCGGCTCGGGCGGCTCGGGCGGCTCCGGCCAGTAA
- a CDS encoding TcfC E-set like domain-containing protein → MDDSANYVATFKGRTLPGFIRYSATAASLEFDAQKYAANGISPDDVDTIRGVVSQLDYKRCRNGCDVEIAGYYVTIDKLRRSISIRDTREDYLVPKTAFGLVNNQSVDVRASTDSYRAFNVNGTTWVGLPSQSFGYLSWYVNHTETRGNSIGTQGVSSYYLQKNFASTYVRAGKQNSIDYASGAVSTLLSPGFDHFVTVGSQRNLQVNRSVGSLILYATAEGNYEFYRSGRLILKRPAALGRNEVSFADLPGGYYPVEVRLVDRSGHVVSQEVREINNVNFGRTAGNAWRFTVGKEMREQGGFLMEAAMSRNFRQFYMNASTLVGHGGDWAAEINVTRPTMLAGIDLSPTLGVLGGERGAGGYVTLAASNEVLGNVMVSRYLNNDVSRFYTGTSSTSVSYSRNIRRATASYNYQRSPFNQTHQAEVRWNYRPNGLWATFALGVQKGSFVRNSGSGGYGVYFNMTMQLDRTQASFNAAHSGGQTQLSGDYRKDFRDGFGTTTLGVTGSRVGRDYGMNVYGTRSGTRGDASLNLGYNGDAANLDFNYRGMFAASREGIAFGRYSGSGSAMLLRTPNIDGMKYGFNVEGNPVGGNSTYAVPLNAYSDVPFARVLSNNSKLDMNIEVPANILRAHPGQVYSASAKVDINMIYSGFLTDHDGKPISGKIAETGDTVYRNGLFSIVSKKMLSDLTVAGDGYQYTCSLKDASGSYYRCSAGVAQ, encoded by the coding sequence ATGGACGATAGCGCAAACTATGTCGCGACGTTCAAGGGCAGAACGCTTCCGGGGTTTATTCGATATTCGGCAACCGCCGCATCCCTCGAATTCGATGCGCAGAAATATGCGGCGAACGGCATCTCGCCGGACGACGTCGATACGATCCGCGGTGTCGTGTCGCAGCTCGACTACAAGCGTTGCCGCAACGGTTGCGATGTCGAAATCGCCGGCTACTACGTCACGATCGACAAGCTGAGGCGGTCGATCTCGATCCGCGATACGCGCGAAGACTATCTCGTGCCGAAAACCGCGTTCGGGCTCGTCAACAACCAGTCGGTCGACGTGCGCGCATCGACGGACAGCTATCGCGCGTTCAACGTGAACGGCACGACGTGGGTCGGCTTGCCCTCGCAGAGCTTCGGCTATCTGAGCTGGTATGTGAACCACACCGAGACGCGCGGCAACAGCATCGGTACACAGGGCGTCTCGTCGTACTACCTGCAGAAGAACTTCGCCAGCACGTATGTTCGTGCGGGCAAGCAGAACAGCATCGACTATGCATCGGGGGCGGTCAGCACGCTGCTGTCGCCGGGCTTCGACCACTTCGTGACGGTCGGCAGCCAGCGCAATCTGCAGGTCAACCGTAGCGTGGGCTCGCTGATCCTGTATGCGACTGCCGAAGGGAACTACGAGTTCTATCGCAGCGGACGCCTGATCCTGAAGCGGCCCGCCGCGCTCGGCCGCAACGAGGTCAGCTTCGCGGATCTGCCCGGCGGCTACTACCCGGTGGAGGTACGCCTCGTCGATCGCAGCGGCCACGTGGTGAGCCAGGAAGTCCGCGAGATCAACAACGTCAACTTCGGCAGGACCGCCGGCAATGCGTGGCGCTTCACGGTCGGCAAGGAGATGCGCGAGCAGGGCGGCTTCCTGATGGAAGCCGCGATGAGCCGCAATTTCCGCCAGTTCTACATGAACGCGTCGACGCTGGTCGGTCACGGCGGAGACTGGGCGGCCGAAATCAACGTCACGCGGCCGACGATGCTCGCCGGCATCGATCTTTCGCCAACGCTCGGCGTGCTGGGCGGCGAGCGCGGTGCGGGCGGCTACGTGACGCTGGCCGCGAGCAACGAAGTGCTCGGCAACGTGATGGTCAGCCGGTATCTGAACAACGACGTGTCGCGCTTCTACACGGGCACGTCGAGCACGAGCGTGTCGTACAGCCGGAACATTCGTCGCGCGACGGCCAGCTACAACTACCAGCGCTCGCCGTTCAACCAGACGCACCAGGCCGAAGTGCGCTGGAACTATCGTCCGAACGGCCTGTGGGCGACCTTTGCGCTCGGCGTGCAGAAGGGCAGCTTCGTGCGTAACTCCGGCAGTGGCGGCTACGGCGTCTATTTCAACATGACGATGCAGCTCGACAGGACGCAGGCGAGCTTCAACGCCGCGCATTCGGGCGGCCAGACGCAGTTGAGCGGTGACTACCGGAAGGATTTCCGGGACGGTTTCGGCACGACCACGCTGGGCGTGACGGGCAGCCGGGTTGGCCGCGACTATGGGATGAACGTCTATGGCACCCGTTCGGGCACGCGCGGCGATGCATCGCTGAACCTCGGCTACAACGGCGACGCCGCGAATCTCGACTTCAACTATCGCGGCATGTTCGCAGCGAGCCGGGAAGGTATCGCATTCGGCCGCTACAGCGGCAGCGGTAGCGCGATGCTGCTGCGCACGCCGAACATCGACGGGATGAAATACGGCTTCAACGTCGAAGGCAACCCGGTCGGCGGCAACAGCACCTATGCGGTGCCGCTCAACGCATATAGCGACGTGCCGTTCGCCCGCGTGCTGAGCAACAACAGCAAGCTCGACATGAACATCGAGGTGCCGGCGAACATCCTGCGCGCACATCCGGGCCAGGTGTATTCGGCCAGCGCGAAGGTCGATATCAACATGATCTACAGCGGATTCCTGACCGACCACGACGGCAAGCCGATCAGCGGGAAGATCGCCGAGACCGGCGACACCGTCTACCGCAACGGCTTGTTCTCGATCGTCAGCAAGAAGATGTTGTCGGACCTCACGGTCGCCGGCGACGGTTATCAGTACACGTGCAGCCTGAAGGATGCGAGCGGGTCGTACTACCGCTGCAGCGCGGGCGTCGCGCAGTAA